Proteins encoded within one genomic window of Festucalex cinctus isolate MCC-2025b chromosome 18, RoL_Fcin_1.0, whole genome shotgun sequence:
- the pwwp2a gene encoding PWWP domain-containing protein 2A has protein sequence MAAVATEPGAAAIRTTVTTDDGSPEPGSSGPGLMLLSQEPEGAPEPEPAAGSEQSTDLYSPHSGDGGDGEERRHVRPELELELEPTAGKVLGEAAASDPLVQNRTASFSPGEAAWNGSAQTGYRSILAEPKPSSSAVFLHSFPAPRPPPGAEAGLSLAEPAEPTTGRDRGYPASARPERRPAARQEAVLDGTAEGDPQPEERGPCRGSSPCESPQLDVKPAGAEATSCSPRQGGCMQDLSLSLGSEVRVSLDHVIDDALVVSFRVGEKLFSGVLMDVSKRFGPYGIPITPFPRREEQSRPQRAAVPAEAAAPVSPKQELPTDDDAAPCPWNAKPPPLFQEGAPYPPPLFIRDTYNQALPQPPPRKIKRPKRRYRCEEPTSIMNAIKLRPRQVLCDKCKGVVAAAGRRPASVDLRGEEASRRRKAAEGPVSAEVKRLRSDDRGGRGDDKNARGDRRAPSGIRVPAASSATSRRVLRAVSSSSSMHLKLNSKKVLTKGTSADRSKARQVLNKLARNSQPPPLGENQDREGGGDKTLTRAAALQNHNQNQKVHFTRRLQHLSATLVGPASHTALPPRMRLKPQRYRTDDPQATPSSSSSSSSSSLPPKHNARSSPNPPAFNPVAPPPCLAPSPTPPSSFCAATEDKVAPSPPPSCNVSETVDPPPPPGSLAPPCPPPAEAAVGDEEGGELKRRRKSSTSSSSSSSSTSSSSVFSKSVSKCLLPDGRSVCVGDIVWAKIYGFPWWPARVLGITVARRANAALTARQEARVSWFGSPTTSFLPLSQLSPFLESFQSRFDRKRKGPYRRAISEAASAAKQLTPEVRALLTQFET, from the exons ATGGCGGCCGTGGCCACCGAGCCAGGAGCTGCGGCGATTCGAACAACAGTAACGACCGACGACGGCTCACCGGAACCGGGCTCCAGCGGCCCGGGACTCATGCTACTCTCCCAAGAGCCCGAAGGAGCGCCGGAGCCCGAGCCGGCCGCGGGGTCCGAGCAATCCACGGACTTGTATAGCCCTCACTCGGGAGACGGTGGGGACGGGGAGGAGCGCCGCCATGTCAGGCCGGAGCTGGAGTTGGAGCTGGAGCCCACGGCGGGAAAAGTCCTAGGTGAGGCCGCCGCCAGCGACCCACTCGTCCAAAACCGGACCGCCAGCTTCTCACCCGGGGAAGCGGCTTGGAACGGCTCGGCGCAGACGGGGTACCGCAGCATCCTCGCGGAGCCCaagccctcctcctccgccgtctTCCTGCACTCCTTCCCGGCCCCTCGACCCCCACCCGGCGCCGAAGCCGGCCTTTCTCTGGCAGAACCGGCAGAACCGACCACGGGCCGGGATCGAGGCTACCCAGCTTCGGCCCGACCGGAGCGAAGGCCCGCTGCTAGGCAAGAGGCCGTATTGGACGGTACCGCGGAGGGGGATCCGCAGCCCGAGGAGAGGGGCCCGTGTCGCGGCTCGTCACCGTGCGAGTCCCCGCAGTTGGATGTCAAGCCGGCGGGAGCCGAAGCCACGTCGTGCTCTCCGCGGCAGGGCGGATGCATGCAGGACCTGAGCCTCAGCCTTGGCTCCGAGGTCCGGGTCTCCTTGGACCACGTCATCGATGACGCGCTGGTTGTGTCGTTCCGGGTGGGCGAGAAACTCTTCTCCGGGGTTCTCATGGATGTTTCCAAAAG GTTTGGCCCTTACGGAATTCCCATCACGCCATTTCCCCGACGCGAAGAACAGAGTCGACCTCAGAGGGCGGCGGTCCCTGCAGAAGCCGCTGCCCCCGTGTCCCCGAAGCAGGAACTGCCCACGGATGACGATGCGGCACCTTGCCCGTGGAATGCCAAGCCGCCCCCACTATTCCAGGAGGGGGCACCTTACCCTCCCCCGCTATTCATCAGGGACACCTACAACCAGGCGTTACCTCAGCCGCCACCCCGTAAGATCAAGAGGCCCAAGCGGCGCTATCGCTGCGAGGAGCCCACCTCCATCATGAATGCCATCAAGCTGCGCCCCCGCCAGGTGCTGTGCGACAAATGCAAAGGCGTGGTGGCGGCGGCCGGGCGCCGGCCGGCCTCAGTGGACCTGAGAGGTGAGGAGGCGTCGCGACGGCGGAAGGCGGCGGAGGGGCCCGTGTCCGCCGAGGTCAAGCGACTGCGGAGCGATGACAGGGGCGGCCGCGGAGACGACAAAAATGCTCGCGGCGACAGACGCGCACCGTCAGGGATCCGAGTGCCCGCCGCCTCTTCAGCGACCTCACGTCGCGTCCTGCGGGCAGTGTCCTCCTCTTCGTCCATGCATCTCAAGCTGAACTCAAAGAAGGTTCTGACCAAGGGAACCTCAGCGGATCGCTCCAAAGCTCGCCAGGTTCTCAACAAACTGGCGCGGAACTCGCAGCCGCCGCCGCTCGGTGAGAACCAGGACCGAGAGGGCGGCGGCGACAAGACCTTAACACGCGCCGCGGCCTTGCAGAACCATAACCAGAACCAGAAGGTCCACTTCACCCGCCGCCTGCAGCACCTTAGCGCCACATTGGTCGGCCCCGCCTCGCACACAGCCCTGCCGCCTCGAATGCGCCTCAAACCCCAAAGGTATCGTACCGACGACCCTCAGGccaccccctcctcctcttcttcttcctcctcctcttccttgcCTCCCAAACACAACGCTCGCTCGAGCCCCAACCCGCCCGCGTTCAACCCCGTAGCACCCCCACCGTGCCTCGCCCCCAGTCCGACGCCGCCCTCTTCTTTTTGTGCTGCTACGGAGGACAAGGTGGCTCCGTCTCCACCTCCTTCCTGCAACGTCTCAGAGACCGTagacccccccccgccccctggTTCATTAGCGCCCCCATGCCCGCCCCCAGCGGAGGCTGCGGTCGGCGACGAGGAAGGAGGTGAACTGAAACGGCGTCGCAAGTCTTCCACGTCGTCgtcctcttcctcgtcgtcgaCGTCGTCGTCCTCAGTCTTCTCCAAGTCGGTTTCCAAATGTCTGCTCCCCGACGGGCGCAGCGTGTGCGTGGGCGACATCGTGTGGGCCAAAATCTACGGCTTCCCCTGGTGGCCGGCGCGGGTGCTGGGCATCACGGTGGCGCGGCGAGCCAACGCTGCGTTGACGGCGCGGCAGGAGGCACGCGTGTCCTGGTTCGGCTCGCCCACCACCTCCTTCCTGCCGCTGTCGCAgctctcgcccttcctggagaGCTTCCAGTCGCGCTTCGACAGGAAGAGAAAGGGCCCGTACCGCCGCGCCATCTCCGAAGCCGCCAGCGCTGCCAAGCAGTTGACGCCCGAAGTGCGCGCGCTGCTCACGCAGTTTGAGACGTAG
- the oatx gene encoding solute carrier family 22 member 6, giving the protein MGFSELLDEIGGFGRYQWIHVTLISFPGLLMAGQNLLNNFISGTPGHHCSLSTNHSLWNLTEHVDRPDVLKAFIPMDSSGLRLDRCRRYVTPQWQMLTANSSSNMSHLHTESCVDGWTFDNSEFLATTVSEWDLVCSWRPLKQMIQTVYMGGVLAGAIIYGSLSDRFGRRSVLIWSYLQLGILGSCCALSQSYSVYCAFRFLSGMAVSGIILNSSSLKVEWIPTKTRTMVGTLTSFYFTFGQMLLAGLAYWLRDWRKLQLVMCAPHIISFANNWFLLESPRWLVLRGRSQDALKILHRVARINGKPNVVDKLTLEVLHSHMSKELESNRKTLTAYDLLRTPGMRRISVGLLAVWFSTSFAYYGLAMDLQKFGVSIYVMQLIFGAVDFPTKFAALGMLSFLGRRKTQALCLLMSAVVIFANIFVPKDLQAIRTTLACLGKAFTSASFTTVYLYTGELYPTIIRQTGMGLVSTMARVGSMAAPAVLILDEVFPALPSIVYGGAAVLASGFACFLPETLNVPLPDTIQDVEARWSGRSPTGKKKDVSSEDEQVALSKTSEKQVKEVEGSGLNAL; this is encoded by the exons ATGGGCTTCAGTGAGCTGCTGGATGAG ATTGGCGGTTTCGGGCGGTATCAATGGATCCATGTGACCCTCATCAGTTTCCCGGGCTTGCTGATGGCGGGTCAGAACCTCTTGAACAACTTTATCTCCGGAACCCCCGGCCACCACTGCAGCCTGTCGACCAATCACAGCCTCTGGAACCTTACGGAGCAT GTGGACCGGCCAGATGTGTTGAAGGCCTTCATCCCGATGGACTCTTCAGGACTCCGACTGGACCGCTGCAGGAG ATACGTCACACCGCAGTGGCAGATGCTGACCGCTAACAGCTCATCGAACATGAGTCACCTCCACACCGAAAGTTGTGTGGACGGCTGGACCTTCGACAACTCCGAGTTCCTCGCCACCACTGTTTCTGAG TGGGATCTGGTGTGTTCATGGCGTCCCCTCAAGCAAATGATCCAGACGGTGTACATGGGCGGAGTTTTAGCGGGCGCCATCATCTACGGCAGCCTTTCCGACAG GTTTGGGCGGCGCTCTGTCCTGATTTGGTCCTACCTCCAGCTGGGCATCCTGGGCTCCTGCTGCGCCCTGTCGCAGTCATACTCGGTCTACTGCGCGTTCCGTTTCCTGAGCGGCATGGCGGTGTCAGGCATTATACTCAACTCCTCCTCCCTGA AGGTGGAGTGGATCCCGACCAAAACTAGGACTATGGTGGGCACTCTCACTTCCTTCTACTTCACGTTTGGTCAGATGCTCTTGGCGGGCTTGGCTTATTGGCTGAGGGACTGGAGGAAACTGCAATTGGTGATGTGCGCCCCCCACATAATCTCCTTTGCCAACAACTG GTTTTTATTAGAGTCGCCGCGGTGGCTGGTCCTCAGGGGTCGATCCCAGGATGCCTTGAAGATCCTCCACAGAGTTGCTCGCATCAATGGAAAACCCAATGTGGTGGACAAGCTGACGCTGGAG GTGCTTCACTCCCATATGAGCAAGGAGCTGGAGTCCAATCGCAAAACGCTGACCGCCTACGACCTGCTGAGGACGCCCGGCATGAGACGCATCTCCGTTGGCCTCCTCGCCGTCTG GTTTTCCACCAGCTTCGCTTACTACGGTTTGGCGATGGACCTACAAAAGTTTGGG GTGAGTATTTATGTGATGCAGCTCATCTTTGGAGCCGTGGATTTTCCCACCAAATTTGCGGCTCTGGGCATGCTCAGTTTCCTCGGGAGGAGGAAGACTCAGGCCTTGTGCCTCCTCATGTCCGCCGTTGTCATCTTTGCCAACATCTTTGTCCCAAAAG ACTTGCAGGCCATCAGAACCACGTTGGCATGTCTCGGTAAGGCCTTCACGTCGGCGTCTTTCACCACCGTCTACTTGTACACCGGAGAACTTTACCCAACCATCATCAG GCAGACAGGAATGGGTCTGGTGTCCACTATGGCCAGAGTGGGCAGCATGGCAGCACCCGCCGTCCTCATCCTGGACGAA GTGTTCCCTGCTCTGCCCAGCATCGTGTACGGGGGTGCAGCTGTGCTAGCTTCAGGCTTCGCTTGCTTCCTGCCGGAGACACTCAACGTTCCACTCCCGGACACAATCCAGGATGTGGAGGCTAGATG GTCTGGAAGAAGCCCCACTGGTAAGAAGAAGGACGTTTCTTCAGAAGATGAACAAGTGGCACTGTCTAAAACAAGTGAAAAACAAGTGAAAGAAGTTGAAGGGAGCGGTCTCAACGCCCTCTGA
- the LOC144005919 gene encoding deoxycytidine kinase 2-like yields MATPPKLARKSFPDSPSSSEGFSRRHKKISIEGNIAAGKSTFVRLLQKTSPEWEVIPEPIGKWCNVHSESEDVSQELSSSQKSGGNLLQMFYDKPSRWSYTFQSYASLSRIRSQLRSPSLKLQQAENPVQLYERSVYSDRYVFASTLLECGSLSEEEWSVYEDWHCWLLDTFQAQIALDAFIYLRAEPQRCMQRLIQRGRDEEREIPLEYLEQLHRKHEDWLVHRNLRLDFEYLNELPILVLDVNDDFKDDRIKQEAIVDQVQEFLSML; encoded by the exons ATGGCGACTCCTCCAAAGCTAGCACGCAAGTCGTTTCCCGACAGTCCGTCGTCTTCCGAAGGGTTCTCCCGCCGACACAAAAAGATTTCAATCGAAGGAAATATTG CGGCGGGCAAGTCCACATTTGTGCGTCTCCTCCAGAAGACATCACCCGAGTGGGAGGTCATACCTGAGCCCATCGGCAAGTGGTGCAACGTCCACAGCGAGAGTGAAGATGTTTCGCAG GAGCTGAGTTCCTCGCAGAAGAGCGGCGGAAATCTGCTACAAATGTTTTACGACAAGCCAAGCCGCTGGTCCTACACCTTCCAG AGTTACGCGTCCCTCAGCAGAATTCGCTCCCAGCTTCGGTCGCCTTCGCTCAAACTCCAGCAGGCGGAAAATCCCGTCCAGTTGTACGAGCGCTCAGTCTACTCGGACAG GTACGTGTTTGCGTCTACGCTGCTGGAGTGCGGCAGCCTGAGCGAGGAAGAGTGGAGCGTCTACGAGGACTGGCACTGCTGGCTGCTGGACACCTTCCAGGCCCAAATTGCCCTGGACGCCTTCATCTACCTCAGGGCCGAGCCGCag cgcTGTATGCAGCGTCTGATCCAGCGCGGCCGCGACGAAGAGAGGGAAATTCCTCTTGAGTACCTGGAACAACTTCACCGCAAACACGAGGACTGGCTGGTCCACAGGAACCTCAG ACTGGACTTTGAGTACCTGAATGAACTTCCCATCTTAGTATTGGACGTCAACGATGACTTCAAGGATGATCGTATCAAACAGGAAGCCATCGTTGACCAG GTCCAAGAGTTTCTCTCAATGCTGTAG